From a region of the Balaenoptera acutorostrata chromosome 14, mBalAcu1.1, whole genome shotgun sequence genome:
- the LOC130704740 gene encoding alpha-2-macroglobulin receptor-associated protein-like, producing MKMERKKQNLAVSASSWPSVVGTGETTPRPAVSSNVLSPGAEDHSLEDPRLEKLWHKAKTSGKVFSEELDQSWREFQHHREKVQENKVLLETLSRTEEIKENVVSPADVTHGQENVLQSRHAELKDRLRDISQDFDHLRKVGHRGCGAEAEFDEPQVMDLWDPARSANFTEKKLESFWEELKHFDTKIEKHNHYQKQLEISHHEQTRGWRPGAQQARNREIRLVGGEDQGARLQGKEVLTGSVQPGLQISPQRALRA from the coding sequence atgaagatggagagaaagaagcaaaacttAGCAGTCTCAGCGTCATCCTGGCCAAGTGTGGTCGGGACAGGAGAAACGACGCCCAGGCCGGCCGTGAGCAGCAACGTCCTCAGCCCCGGCGCCGAGGACCACAGCCTGGAGGACCCCCGGCTGGAGAAGCTGTGGCACAAGGCGAAGACCTCCGGGAAGGTTTTCAGTGAAGAACTGGACCAGTCGTGGCGGGAGTTTCAGCATCACAGGGAGAAGGTCCAGGAGAATAAGGTCCTTCTGGAGACCCTGAGCAGGAcagaagaaattaaggaaaacgTCGTCAGTCCCGCCGACGTGACCCACGGCCAGGAGAACGTGCTGCAGAGCAGACACGCCGAGCTGAAGGACAGGCTGCGGGACATCAGCCAGGACTTCGACCACCTGCGGAAAGTCGGCCACCGGGGCTGTGGCGCCGAGGCAGAGTTCGACGAGCCCCAGGTGATGGATCTGTGGGACCCGGCCAGGTCAGCCAACTTCACAGAGAAGAAACTGGAATCCTTTTGGGAAGAGCTTAAGCACTTTGACACCAAAATCGAAAAGCATAACCACTATCAGAAGCAGCTGGAAATTTCTCATCACGAACAAACACGTGGTTGGCGACCGGGAGCGCAGCAGGCACGGAACAGAGAGATACGCCTTGTTGGAGGAGAAGACCAAGGAGCTAGGCTACAAGGTAAAGAAGTATTGACAGGATCTGTCCAGCCGGGCCTCCAGATCTCACCACAACGAGCTCTGAGGGCCTAG